One part of the Arachidicoccus terrestris genome encodes these proteins:
- a CDS encoding metallophosphoesterase family protein, translating into MTSHLLDNINTYVGHDDILINLGDFVFKNHAYIPKMRDRIACRQVHHIIGNHDGQIDRYAAVFSSLSDIMQLNYHGHMFILCHYAMRVWHQMHNKGYYHLYGHSHDSIDRHPNQPWGKSMDVGVDSAYRILGEYRPFNIEEVMDILSKREVKDAHHNRP; encoded by the coding sequence ATGACCAGCCACCTGCTTGACAATATCAATACGTATGTGGGCCATGATGATATCCTGATCAATCTGGGAGATTTCGTATTCAAAAACCACGCGTATATCCCGAAAATGAGGGATCGTATTGCCTGCCGGCAGGTACATCATATTATTGGCAATCATGATGGGCAGATCGACAGATACGCAGCCGTATTCAGCTCCCTGTCGGACATCATGCAGCTGAACTATCATGGCCACATGTTCATCCTTTGTCATTACGCCATGCGTGTCTGGCATCAGATGCATAACAAAGGCTATTATCATTTATACGGCCACAGTCACGACAGTATTGACAGACACCCCAATCAACCCTGGGGTAAAAGCATGGACGTCGGCGTAGACAGCGCCTATAGAATTCTTGGAGAATACCGCCCCTTTAACATAGAAGAGGTGATGGACATATTGTCTAAAAGAGAGGTAAAAGACGCGCATCACAACCGACCGTAA